A window of Helicobacter anatolicus contains these coding sequences:
- a CDS encoding RNA-directed DNA polymerase, translating to MGYKNQESTKTYYECLNQITTDELYEGLLGYGMFAEKIPNFLTSETFFEFCKSNEPCFEQKEYRYIKYENMRNINIPRILSIPHPFVYYKQCKVLKESWKKLKKYFYKKTKSNKYKISRIHIRKLDNKKFIDYRDYNLNNAILESKIIQKIFNMNFKNYKFDGAPEQEIFIGKRYKVKADISNCFPSIYTHAISWALVGKKMAKEDKNKGKDKPYYNEIDKSTQWLNYGETHGILIGPHSSNLISEIILVAADYKLSKKYEYIRNIDDYTCYVKSYEEAEKFLLDLSMELKKYGLSLNHKKTEIIELPSSFEEEWVRKLKLFKLDSYNGKIKYTGIAPFLDMALELMKDNKNNAAILNYAFQILIKNKMTSSAKKYFINTIHHLVLLYPYLIFLLDEIFQKNIISQEYIKKISLDIFSLGKEKRNYEAMSYALYFALKYNFKLKEELSLLEEAKREEDCILMLLCYLYDKKNDNDIEEYKKVAKQFITNQTLKKNGNITILDDEYWLFAYEVLLREDDKVLDQCIDWKQLKNKNISFIKQEFQ from the coding sequence ATGGGGTATAAAAATCAAGAAAGCACAAAAACATATTACGAGTGTCTTAATCAAATAACAACAGATGAACTTTATGAGGGATTGCTAGGATATGGTATGTTTGCTGAAAAGATACCAAATTTTCTAACATCAGAAACTTTCTTTGAGTTTTGCAAATCAAATGAACCATGTTTTGAACAAAAAGAATATAGATATATTAAATATGAAAATATGAGGAATATTAATATTCCTAGAATCTTATCAATACCGCATCCATTTGTATATTATAAACAATGTAAGGTTTTAAAGGAAAGTTGGAAAAAATTAAAAAAATATTTTTACAAAAAAACTAAGAGTAATAAATATAAAATTAGTCGTATTCATATTAGAAAATTAGACAACAAAAAATTTATAGATTACAGAGATTACAATTTAAATAACGCTATATTGGAGAGTAAAATCATACAAAAAATTTTCAACATGAATTTTAAAAACTATAAGTTTGATGGAGCACCAGAACAAGAAATTTTTATTGGAAAAAGATATAAAGTAAAAGCAGATATTTCAAATTGTTTCCCTAGCATCTATACGCATGCTATATCTTGGGCTTTGGTTGGAAAAAAAATGGCTAAAGAAGATAAAAATAAGGGTAAAGATAAACCATATTACAATGAGATAGATAAATCTACACAATGGCTTAATTATGGAGAAACACACGGAATCTTAATTGGTCCTCATAGCTCAAATTTAATTTCTGAAATTATTTTGGTAGCAGCTGATTATAAACTTAGTAAAAAATATGAATATATTAGAAATATAGATGATTATACTTGCTATGTTAAATCTTATGAAGAAGCTGAAAAGTTTCTCTTGGATTTGTCTATGGAACTTAAAAAATATGGACTATCCTTAAATCATAAAAAAACAGAAATCATAGAATTACCCAGCTCATTTGAAGAAGAGTGGGTAAGAAAATTAAAGCTTTTCAAATTAGATTCTTATAATGGCAAAATAAAATATACCGGAATAGCACCATTTTTGGATATGGCTTTGGAATTAATGAAAGATAACAAAAATAACGCTGCGATTTTAAACTATGCATTTCAGATTTTAATCAAAAATAAAATGACATCGAGTGCTAAAAAATATTTTATTAACACAATTCATCATCTAGTCTTACTCTATCCATATTTGATTTTTTTACTAGATGAAATATTTCAAAAAAATATTATTTCACAAGAATATATAAAAAAAATATCTTTAGATATTTTTAGTTTAGGTAAAGAAAAGAGAAACTATGAGGCAATGTCTTATGCTCTTTATTTTGCACTAAAATACAACTTTAAACTAAAAGAAGAGCTTAGTCTATTGGAAGAAGCAAAAAGAGAAGAAGATTGCATCTTGATGTTATTATGCTATCTTTATGACAAAAAGAATGATAATGATATAGAAGAATATAAAAAAGTAGCAAAGCAGTTTATTACAAACCAAACTTTAAAAAAAAATGGAAATATTACAATTTTAGATGATGAATATTGGTTGTTTGCTTATGAAGTTTTATTGCGAGAAGATGATAAAGTGCTTGATCAATGTATAGATTGGAAACAGCTAAAAAATAAAAATATATCTTTTATTAAACAGGAATTTCAATGA
- a CDS encoding restriction endonuclease subunit S domain-containing protein, with the protein MAKITPCFKNRKSVIFDKLENGFGARTTELHIIRVNDSVIKFQEFLRLSIKSHFVYIASNNKAQAQKSKK; encoded by the coding sequence GTGGCTAAAATTACCCCTTGTTTTAAAAATAGGAAATCTGTGATTTTTGATAAGCTAGAAAATGGTTTTGGTGCTAGAACCACAGAATTGCATATTATTAGAGTGAATGATAGTGTTATAAAATTTCAAGAATTTCTAAGACTGTCTATTAAATCTCATTTTGTATATATCGCAAGCAACAATAAAGCACAAGCCCAGAAAAGTAAGAAATAG
- a CDS encoding HsdM family class I SAM-dependent methyltransferase, whose product MARKEAQTDLWVYELLKEANINLTYQGSNIKELNDALASASKRGTKHSGYPEYCGVVKDFVIVIENKADISKHSKFDNNNLISQNQKDVENYALNGALWYARHIVENQNTYKKIFAIAVSGDSKRHKITPIFIDNGALIKEPLKDIETFKLLNEKNIEEYYKREVLKEESSKQKTKEEIEKIAANLHEDLRNYGALDDRNKPLVVAGILLALDEMRTKNLDLEYLNNDKVDSDGKKIYELIESNLKRSNLAPEVKRDKVLIQFSVIKDTKKINELCEITDKKGLKISCTPLKHYVKFIKENIFDSIHTIKNSDDYLGIFYSEFMRFSGGDGQTLGIVLTPTHITELFCDLVKLKATDKVLDPCCGTGGFLITAMDYMLLQAQNEGQKDSIKKKQLFGFELQSFMFAVATANMVLRGDGKSNLYDEDFLKHNPIKLQEDFMANIGFMNPPYSQGKIDKNLTEIAFSEHLLNSIVKNGKVVVIVPQSAMTGKSKEEKVIKANILKYHTLEGVITLNKNTFYGVGTNPCIAVFTAGVPHDESKICKFINFEDDGFEVQKHRGLVETIHAQDKKAYLLDVWHDKIEAPTKFCVKTSIEADDEWLHSFYYFNDEIPTHEEFDKTMADYLTFEFNMITHGRGYLFGLEDEKNDE is encoded by the coding sequence ATGGCGAGAAAAGAAGCACAAACTGATTTATGGGTGTATGAACTTTTAAAAGAAGCAAATATAAACTTGACTTATCAAGGATCAAATATAAAAGAATTAAATGATGCTTTGGCTAGTGCATCTAAAAGAGGCACAAAACATAGTGGATATCCTGAATACTGCGGTGTGGTTAAAGATTTTGTAATCGTGATTGAAAATAAAGCAGATATAAGCAAACATAGCAAATTTGACAACAACAATCTTATCTCACAAAATCAAAAAGATGTAGAAAATTACGCACTTAATGGTGCTTTATGGTATGCAAGGCATATTGTCGAAAATCAAAATACCTATAAAAAAATTTTTGCCATCGCTGTAAGTGGGGATAGTAAAAGACATAAGATTACGCCTATTTTTATAGATAATGGAGCATTGATAAAAGAACCTTTAAAGGATATTGAGACTTTTAAATTATTAAATGAGAAAAATATAGAAGAATACTATAAAAGAGAGGTACTAAAAGAAGAATCTAGTAAGCAAAAAACTAAAGAAGAAATAGAAAAAATTGCTGCAAATTTGCATGAAGATTTAAGAAATTATGGAGCATTAGATGACAGGAATAAGCCATTAGTGGTAGCTGGGATTTTGCTCGCATTAGATGAAATGAGAACTAAAAATCTTGATTTAGAATATCTAAATAATGATAAAGTTGATTCTGATGGAAAGAAAATTTATGAACTTATAGAATCTAATTTAAAAAGGTCCAATCTTGCGCCAGAAGTAAAGCGTGATAAAGTTTTAATACAATTTTCTGTTATCAAAGATACTAAAAAGATTAATGAACTTTGCGAAATTACAGATAAAAAAGGTTTAAAAATTTCTTGCACTCCCTTAAAGCATTATGTAAAATTTATTAAAGAAAATATTTTTGATTCTATTCATACTATCAAAAATTCAGATGATTATTTAGGTATATTCTATAGTGAGTTTATGCGTTTTAGTGGTGGCGATGGGCAAACTTTGGGTATTGTACTTACACCTACACATATTACGGAGTTATTTTGTGATTTAGTGAAATTAAAAGCAACAGATAAGGTACTTGATCCTTGCTGTGGCACGGGCGGATTTCTAATTACTGCTATGGATTATATGCTACTTCAAGCACAAAATGAAGGACAGAAAGATAGCATAAAGAAAAAACAGCTTTTTGGATTTGAACTTCAATCTTTTATGTTTGCCGTTGCTACCGCTAATATGGTTCTAAGAGGTGATGGAAAAAGCAATCTTTATGATGAAGATTTTTTAAAACACAATCCCATAAAACTTCAAGAAGATTTTATGGCAAATATAGGCTTTATGAATCCTCCTTATTCTCAAGGAAAAATTGATAAGAATTTAACTGAAATTGCTTTTAGTGAACATCTTTTAAATTCTATTGTAAAGAATGGCAAAGTAGTTGTTATTGTGCCACAGTCTGCTATGACAGGAAAAAGCAAAGAAGAAAAGGTAATAAAAGCAAATATCTTAAAATATCACACACTAGAAGGCGTTATTACATTAAATAAAAATACTTTTTATGGCGTGGGGACCAATCCTTGTATTGCAGTTTTTACAGCTGGTGTACCACATGATGAGAGTAAAATTTGTAAATTTATTAATTTTGAAGACGATGGCTTTGAAGTGCAAAAACATAGAGGTTTAGTAGAAACTATACACGCGCAAGATAAAAAAGCTTATTTGTTAGATGTTTGGCATGATAAAATTGAAGCTCCAACAAAATTTTGTGTTAAAACTAGCATTGAAGCAGACGATGAATGGTTGCATAGTTTTTATTATTTTAACGATGAGATTCCAACTCATGAAGAATTTGATAAAACAATGGCAGATTATCTCACTTTTGAATTTAACATGATCACTCATGGGAGAGGTTATCTATTTGGACTAGAGGATGAAAAAAATGATGAATAA
- the hsdR gene encoding EcoAI/FtnUII family type I restriction enzme subunit R: MYISEADTRIKFIDTKLKDSHWSEDCIKREYYFTDGRKLLGNKRGVRKFADYLLSFQNNNLAIIEAKKLGKDSLSGLSQAIEYAKILNIRFVYVTNGEQIYEYDMCNLEGGYIEEFPSPQILFARTFGNLLEWQYKLVTQREYQIPQKELRYYQKIAVDRVVQALINNKNRILLTLATGTGKTTIAFALCYRLLESKWNLENANRKPKILFLCDRITLRNQALSEFNYIESDCKEISAEELKKNEGRVPTSGDVFFGIYQSLSSVDKSKDREEKDIQEGIESKFYLQYPKDFFDLIIIDECHRGGANETGSWRAVLEYFKSAVHLGLTATPKRSDNIDTYKYFGDAVYEYSLKEGIEDGFLTPYKVKRIITSLNDGYTHNLDDIVQGKLEKEYYEPGEFERTITLPKYNEFIAKKILKLINPMDKTIIFCANQAHASAMKVAIDKFKEVNKKEYCMRVTSDEGVDGLNSLKAFQDNDKEYPVILTSSKMLTTGVDARNVRNIVLLANIGSIIEFKQIIGRGTRIYENKDFFTILDFFGATKLFYDPKWDGESNVVSGDDKEDSRIIREDNKSSDKDDDTPPKQKVIIHLKGTKLKVLDIETRYIGGDGRPLGTKEFLEFLIGKLGSFYNNEKKLKEMWSNAENRDAFLKSLANEGIDSEVLENLKEIFERKDCDIYDILAHISFNSEILSRSERVLSVKNSGFLSKFHKERTIRLIEFLLGYYEEHGINDFNNLGRLLELSSLGKAYEIVEDFGGIPMLRESIEELQREIYGV; the protein is encoded by the coding sequence ATGTATATTTCAGAGGCAGATACAAGAATAAAATTTATCGATACAAAGTTAAAAGATTCCCATTGGAGTGAGGATTGTATAAAGCGAGAGTATTATTTTACCGATGGTAGAAAGCTACTTGGTAATAAAAGAGGAGTGAGAAAATTTGCAGACTATTTGCTTAGCTTTCAAAATAATAATTTAGCTATTATTGAAGCTAAAAAGCTAGGTAAAGATTCTCTATCTGGACTATCACAAGCCATAGAATATGCCAAAATCTTAAATATCCGCTTTGTATATGTGACAAATGGTGAGCAGATTTATGAATATGATATGTGCAATTTAGAGGGTGGGTATATAGAAGAATTTCCAAGCCCACAGATTTTATTTGCTAGGACTTTTGGAAATCTTTTAGAATGGCAATATAAGCTTGTAACCCAAAGAGAATACCAAATCCCACAAAAAGAATTGCGTTATTATCAAAAAATCGCAGTAGATAGAGTGGTGCAAGCCCTAATTAATAACAAGAATAGAATCTTACTTACTCTAGCCACTGGCACAGGTAAGACTACTATAGCCTTTGCACTATGCTATCGCCTTTTAGAATCTAAGTGGAATTTAGAGAATGCTAATAGAAAACCAAAGATTTTATTTCTTTGTGATCGTATTACTTTGCGTAATCAAGCTTTAAGTGAATTTAACTATATAGAAAGCGATTGTAAAGAAATCAGTGCAGAAGAATTAAAGAAAAATGAAGGTAGAGTGCCTACAAGCGGTGATGTGTTTTTTGGAATCTATCAAAGTTTAAGTAGTGTGGATAAATCCAAAGATAGAGAAGAAAAAGATATACAAGAGGGGATAGAGAGCAAGTTTTATTTGCAATACCCTAAGGATTTCTTTGATCTTATTATTATTGATGAATGCCACAGAGGCGGGGCAAATGAGACAGGAAGCTGGAGGGCTGTGCTAGAATATTTTAAAAGCGCAGTGCATTTAGGGCTTACTGCTACACCAAAAAGAAGTGATAATATAGATACTTATAAATATTTTGGCGATGCGGTGTATGAGTATAGTCTAAAAGAGGGCATAGAAGATGGCTTCTTAACGCCTTATAAGGTCAAGCGTATTATAACCTCTTTAAATGATGGCTATACGCATAATCTAGATGATATCGTGCAAGGAAAGTTAGAAAAAGAGTATTATGAGCCAGGCGAGTTTGAACGCACTATCACGCTTCCAAAATATAATGAATTTATCGCTAAAAAGATTCTAAAACTCATTAATCCTATGGATAAAACGATCATTTTTTGTGCCAATCAAGCCCATGCAAGTGCTATGAAAGTGGCTATTGATAAGTTTAAGGAGGTAAATAAAAAGGAATATTGTATGAGGGTTACAAGCGATGAGGGAGTTGACGGGCTAAATTCTCTAAAAGCATTTCAAGATAATGATAAAGAATATCCAGTAATCCTTACAAGCTCCAAAATGCTAACAACTGGTGTAGATGCTAGGAATGTACGAAATATCGTGCTTTTGGCAAATATAGGCTCGATAATAGAGTTTAAGCAAATCATAGGACGAGGCACGAGAATCTATGAGAATAAGGACTTTTTTACAATTTTAGATTTCTTTGGGGCTACAAAGCTCTTTTATGATCCAAAATGGGATGGGGAGAGTAATGTTGTAAGCGGAGATGATAAGGAAGATTCTAGAATTATAAGAGAGGACAATAAAAGCAGTGATAAAGATGATGACACTCCTCCAAAACAAAAGGTGATTATCCACCTAAAAGGCACAAAGTTAAAAGTGCTAGATATAGAGACACGCTATATAGGAGGAGATGGCAGACCACTAGGCACAAAGGAGTTTTTAGAATTCTTAATCGGTAAGCTTGGGAGTTTTTATAATAATGAAAAGAAATTAAAAGAGATGTGGAGTAATGCAGAAAATAGAGACGCTTTTTTAAAAAGTCTTGCAAATGAGGGGATAGATAGTGAGGTGCTAGAGAATCTAAAAGAGATTTTTGAGCGAAAAGATTGCGATATTTATGATATTTTGGCACATATTAGCTTTAATAGTGAGATCTTATCACGCAGTGAGCGGGTGTTAAGCGTGAAAAATAGTGGCTTTTTATCAAAATTTCACAAAGAAAGGACGATAAGGCTTATAGAATTTTTGCTTGGATATTATGAAGAGCATGGGATTAATGATTTTAACAATCTTGGCAGACTACTAGAGCTTAGCTCACTTGGTAAGGCATATGAGATAGTAGAGGACTTTGGCGGAATCCCTATGCTAAGAGAGAGTATAGAGGAACTTCAGAGGGAGATATATGGGGTATAA
- a CDS encoding NAD(P)H-dependent oxidoreductase encodes MKNILLINGAKDFGLSKGRLNSTLHDVAKDTLQSLGLYINETHIDKGYDAEVEVQKILDSDAIIYQMPGWWMGEPWIVKKYIDEVFNAGAGKLYANDGRSREDISKKYGSGGLSQNKKYMFSLTWNAPLEAFTDKEQFFEGVGVDGVYLHLHKAHQFLGMSALPTFICNDVIKNPQVQKYIEDYQAHLLKVFGA; translated from the coding sequence ATGAAAAATATACTTTTAATTAATGGAGCAAAAGATTTTGGACTTTCTAAAGGGAGATTGAATTCCACTTTGCACGATGTGGCAAAAGACACTCTACAATCTTTAGGACTCTATATAAATGAAACACATATAGACAAGGGCTATGATGCAGAAGTAGAAGTACAAAAAATTCTAGATTCTGATGCAATTATCTATCAAATGCCTGGCTGGTGGATGGGCGAACCTTGGATTGTCAAAAAATATATCGATGAAGTCTTTAATGCAGGGGCGGGAAAACTCTATGCTAATGATGGTAGAAGTAGAGAAGATATAAGTAAAAAATATGGTAGCGGTGGATTATCGCAGAATAAAAAATATATGTTTTCTTTAACTTGGAATGCACCACTAGAAGCTTTTACAGACAAAGAGCAATTTTTTGAAGGTGTGGGTGTAGATGGCGTATATTTGCACTTACATAAAGCGCATCAATTTTTAGGTATGAGTGCATTGCCAACTTTTATCTGTAATGATGTGATAAAAAACCCACAGGTACAAAAATATATAGAAGATTATCAAGCACATTTATTAAAAGTGTTTGGTGCTTAA
- a CDS encoding restriction endonuclease subunit S, which produces MKIAHEKLILENIEWKEFKISEIFEIHTGALIHQKDIKVGTIPRITATDFNNGVAFFTNYIKHKNFRTLENFISISFLGSVFYQPKKVSLDMKIHGIKAKNKEFNHYLALFLIPLIKKFTFKYCYGYQLSTSVLKNQKLLLPVDSTGNPNWEFMENYMKNIEKAHLEKITAYYHAKLKQINNGGGVIFTLDEYRDFIHQDELKNIQWKEFVIGEIFEIQATINGIDKNKLNGKKGDYPYVTRSDKTNGIDDFIAMQDAYKFNKSNVITIGLDTQTAFYQNSPFYTGQNIQILKYKEINKHNALFIIITLKKLMKKFSWGGNGATLTRLKRGKILLPVDSTGNPNWEFMENYMKNIELQKIQKLIKYYQEKYLL; this is translated from the coding sequence ATGAAAATTGCACATGAAAAACTTATATTAGAAAATATAGAATGGAAAGAGTTTAAGATAAGTGAGATATTTGAGATTCACACAGGTGCTTTAATACATCAAAAGGATATCAAGGTAGGAACAATTCCTCGTATTACTGCTACAGATTTTAATAATGGTGTTGCTTTTTTTACAAACTATATAAAACATAAAAATTTTAGAACTTTGGAAAACTTCATTAGTATTTCATTTTTAGGGAGTGTTTTTTATCAACCTAAAAAAGTGAGTTTGGATATGAAGATTCACGGAATCAAAGCAAAAAATAAGGAATTTAATCATTATTTAGCTCTTTTTTTAATTCCGTTAATTAAAAAATTTACTTTTAAATATTGTTATGGCTATCAACTATCCACATCTGTTTTAAAAAACCAAAAATTACTCCTCCCCGTAGATTCTACAGGTAATCCAAACTGGGAATTTATGGAAAACTATATGAAAAATATAGAAAAAGCACATTTAGAAAAAATTACTGCTTATTATCATGCGAAATTAAAGCAAATTAATAACGGGGGGGGGGTAATATTTACTCTTGATGAATATAGAGATTTTATCCATCAAGATGAGTTAAAGAATATTCAATGGAAAGAGTTTGTAATAGGTGAAATTTTTGAGATTCAAGCTACGATTAATGGAATTGATAAAAATAAGCTAAATGGCAAAAAGGGTGATTATCCTTATGTTACAAGAAGTGATAAAACTAATGGAATAGATGATTTTATAGCCATGCAAGATGCTTATAAATTTAATAAATCTAATGTAATCACGATAGGATTGGACACACAAACAGCTTTTTATCAAAATAGCCCATTTTATACAGGACAAAATATCCAGATTCTAAAATATAAAGAAATTAATAAACATAATGCACTCTTTATAATTATTACACTTAAAAAACTTATGAAAAAATTTAGTTGGGGTGGGAATGGAGCAACACTTACAAGATTAAAAAGGGGGAAAATTCTTCTCCCCGTAGATTCTACAGGCAATCCAAACTGGGAATTTATGGAAAACTATATGAAAAATATAGAATTACAAAAAATACAAAAACTTATAAAATATTATCAAGAAAAATATTTATTATAA
- a CDS encoding phytoene desaturase family protein codes for MQKYDAIIIGSGLGGLSSGATLAKAGKKVLVLEQHSLVGGCATCFKRKGMLVDAGLHEMDFGSEKRDIKHVVFKNLGLDKKLELIALPSAWSIIEQNRPNEVLTIPHGYTKEALIKAFPHEKEGIKKYFKKIAFQSFLVRKFPFDMKFLDFFFAPLTTLIFFAYNMFSNKSVGEVLNSCIKDSKLKRILNINISYYHHNPFKFIWSYHAIAQSNYYNRGVYIKGGSQKLSDSLSEIIRENGGEVLINADVVEILHEFRSAKGVRYINKKSGEEKKIFADVIIANCDPHIVYTKLLNLSVNEYRKDFKLTQGFLLTTSLVSLYMIFDKNLSEIYPNMDYSTFLVDEKYFHQSFDEKNTDSANIPIENRDFAFVNYSKIDSGLSDRSDRYLGVGAVYSYYEEWENSDKEAYRAKKEELQNALVKRLERVYPGIMQYCIHIELATPKTIERYTRTRKGAIYGYDQDREGFIGRERFKSKSIKNLYFASAFGFPGGGFTGAILGGYRTAKKILDPYFYAKRITLCFIFGIAFSMGISTLLKVI; via the coding sequence ATGCAAAAATATGATGCAATTATCATTGGTTCTGGACTTGGCGGATTAAGTAGTGGAGCTACTCTTGCAAAAGCAGGAAAAAAAGTGCTAGTGCTAGAGCAACATAGCTTAGTTGGAGGGTGTGCGACTTGCTTTAAGCGCAAGGGTATGCTAGTAGATGCAGGATTGCATGAAATGGACTTTGGAAGTGAAAAAAGAGATATTAAACATGTGGTGTTTAAAAATTTGGGTCTTGATAAAAAGTTAGAGCTTATTGCTCTTCCTAGCGCATGGAGTATTATAGAGCAAAATAGACCAAATGAGGTTTTAACAATCCCACATGGATATACAAAAGAAGCTTTAATTAAGGCATTTCCACATGAAAAAGAAGGCATAAAAAAATATTTTAAAAAAATTGCATTTCAAAGCTTTTTGGTACGAAAATTTCCTTTTGATATGAAATTTTTGGACTTTTTCTTTGCACCACTTACTACACTTATTTTCTTTGCTTATAATATGTTTTCTAACAAAAGTGTGGGCGAAGTGCTAAATTCTTGTATTAAAGATTCTAAACTAAAGAGAATTTTAAATATCAATATATCTTATTATCATCATAATCCCTTTAAATTTATCTGGAGTTACCATGCCATTGCACAAAGCAATTATTACAATAGAGGTGTGTATATTAAAGGTGGTTCACAAAAGCTTTCTGATTCTTTAAGTGAGATTATTAGAGAAAATGGTGGAGAAGTTTTGATAAATGCTGATGTAGTAGAGATTTTGCATGAATTTAGGAGTGCTAAAGGTGTAAGATATATCAATAAAAAGAGTGGAGAAGAAAAAAAGATTTTTGCAGATGTAATTATTGCTAATTGTGATCCACATATTGTCTATACAAAGCTTTTAAATCTCTCGGTAAATGAGTATAGAAAAGATTTTAAACTCACACAAGGTTTTCTTCTTACTACATCGCTTGTATCTTTGTATATGATTTTTGATAAAAATTTAAGTGAGATTTATCCAAATATGGATTATTCTACATTTCTTGTGGATGAAAAGTATTTCCATCAATCTTTTGATGAGAAAAATACAGATTCTGCAAATATACCTATAGAAAATCGCGATTTTGCTTTTGTGAATTATTCTAAAATTGATAGTGGGCTAAGTGATAGAAGTGATAGGTATCTTGGTGTTGGTGCAGTGTATAGCTATTATGAAGAATGGGAAAATTCGGATAAAGAAGCTTATAGGGCTAAAAAAGAGGAATTGCAAAATGCATTGGTGAAGAGATTAGAGCGTGTGTATCCAGGAATTATGCAGTATTGTATCCACATAGAGCTTGCTACGCCAAAAACTATTGAACGCTATACTCGCACAAGAAAGGGTGCAATCTATGGCTATGATCAAGATAGGGAGGGCTTTATTGGTAGAGAGAGATTCAAGTCAAAGAGTATTAAGAATCTTTATTTTGCATCTGCATTTGGATTTCCAGGTGGTGGTTTTACAGGTGCGATTTTGGGCGGTTATAGAACTGCTAAAAAGATTTTAGATCCTTATTTTTATGCAAAGCGTATTACATTATGTTTTATTTTTGGTATTGCATTTTCTATGGGGATAAGTACATTGTTAAAAGTGATTTAA
- a CDS encoding restriction endonuclease subunit S, translated as MMNKDVNTLNLEWKEFNFSEIFKEIKRGKRLIKENQTQGKTPYVSSSSLNNGVDNFIDNEEGVRKFSNCISLANSGSVGSVFFHSYDFIASDHVTQLYNPRFNKYIYLFLLPIITRLKEKYSFNREINDKRIKREKLLLPIDSTGNLHWEFMESYIKNIEQKYIKKVVNYYNKKLLNNTGGGGNYLLITTPHKTTTTPLIAIKSAFSLRMAS; from the coding sequence ATGATGAATAAAGATGTAAATACTCTGAATCTAGAATGGAAAGAGTTTAATTTTTCCGAAATTTTTAAAGAGATAAAACGAGGAAAAAGATTAATCAAAGAAAATCAAACTCAAGGGAAGACACCTTATGTGTCTTCAAGCTCTTTAAATAATGGTGTGGATAATTTTATAGATAATGAGGAGGGCGTAAGAAAATTTAGCAATTGCATTTCTTTAGCAAATAGTGGGAGTGTTGGAAGTGTATTCTTTCATTCTTATGATTTTATAGCAAGTGATCATGTTACACAGCTATACAATCCTAGATTCAACAAATATATTTATTTATTTTTACTCCCTATTATAACGCGTCTTAAAGAAAAATATAGCTTCAATCGTGAAATAAATGATAAAAGAATTAAGAGAGAAAAATTACTCCTCCCTATAGATTCTACAGGCAATCTGCACTGGGAATTTATGGAATCTTATATAAAAAATATCGAGCAAAAATATATTAAAAAAGTAGTTAATTACTACAATAAAAAATTACTAAATAATACAGGGGGGGGGGGCAACTACCTACTTATAACAACACCTCACAAAACCACAACAACGCCTCTTATAGCTATCAAAAGCGCATTTTCATTGAGGATGGCCTCATGA